Proteins found in one Heptranchias perlo isolate sHepPer1 chromosome 23, sHepPer1.hap1, whole genome shotgun sequence genomic segment:
- the ddx5 gene encoding probable ATP-dependent RNA helicase DDX5 — protein MMPGYDRGDRNRERGGFGSNGPRFGGSRNAPPPGRKFGQPGEKLRKRKWDLDELPKFEKNFYVEHMDVVNRTMEIEQYRRTKEITVKGLGCPKPVFNFIEASFPTYVLDVLMQQNFTEPTAIQAQGWPVALSGKDMVGIAQTGSGKTLAYLLPAIVHINHQPFLERGDGPICLVLAPTRELAQQVQHVAHDYGRVSRLKSTCIYGGAPKGPQIRDLERGVEICIATPGRLIDFLEAGKTNLRRCTYLVLDEADRMLDMGFEPQIRKIVEQIRPDRQTLMWSATWPKEVRQLAEDFLKDYVQINIGALELSANHNILQIVDVCQEAEKDDKLLRLMEEIMSEKENKTIIFVETKRRCDELTRRMRRDGWPAMCIHGDKSQPERDWVLNEFRSGKAPILIATDVASRGLDVEDVKFVINYDYPNSSEDYIHRIGRTARSSKTGTAYTFFTPGNIKQANDLISVLREANQAINPKLIQMIEDRGSGRSRGRGGYKDDRRDDRRDRFSGSNRGGGYNGFRNRDSLDRVYGSGSRENGFNSPSFTSAGQNAFGSGKFNSTNSFASISRFGSSSSYPGSVNQAAGAYGSQSQNGYKAVSSKVQQFGSTHSGPNAMQSNGIGQQPSVGAPYQYPPPPLMGMGFQAQTGYPLPLAYGAMQK, from the exons ATGATGCCTGGTTATGATAGAGGTGACCGCAATAGAGAGCGTGGCGG GTTCGGCTCGAATGGACCTCGTTTCGGTGGCAGCAGAAACGCGCCGCCTCCTGGCAGGAAATTCGGGCAGCCAGGAGAGAAACTGAGGAAAAGAAAATGGGACCTCGACGAGCTGCCCAAATTCGAGAAGAACTTCTACGTCGAGCACATGGACGTGGTGAACCGAACTATG GAAATTGAACAGTACAGAAGAACCAAAGAAATCACAGTGAAAGGACTTGGTTGTCCTAAACCAGTTTTCAACTTCATTGAAGCAAGTTTTCCAA CATATGTATTAGATGTTCTAATGCAGCAGAATTTTACAGAACCAACTGCTATTCAGGCTCAAGGTTGGCCTGTTGCACTTAGCGGCAAGGACATGGTTGGAATTGCACAGACTGGATCTGGTAAAACACTTGCT TACTTGTTGCCTGCCATTGTTCACATAAATCACCAGCCTTTCCTGGAACGTGGAGATGGTCCCATA TGCCTGGTATTGGCACCAACCAGAGAGCTGGCTCAACAAGTACAACATGTGGCACATGATTATGGAAGAGTATCCCGTTTAAAATCGACATGTATTTATGGAGGAGCACCAAAAGGCCCACAGATTCGGGATCTTGAAAGAG GTGTGGAAATCTGTATTGCAACACCTGgtagattgatagactttttggAAGCTGGCAAGACAAATCTTAGGAGATGTACATATCTGGTACTCGATGAGGCGGACCGAATGCTTGACATGGGCTTTGAACCACAGATCAGGAAAATTGTTGAACAAATCAGG CCTGACAGACAAACCTTGATGTGGAGTGCAACTTGGCCCAAAGAAGTTCGACAGTTGGCTGAAGACTTCCTGAAGGACTATGTTCAGATTAATATTGGAGCATTGGAACTTAGTGCCAATCACAACATCCTGCAGATTGTTGATGTGTGCCAAGAGGCTGAGAAAGATGACAA GTTGCTGCGGTTGATGGAGGAAATAATGagtgaaaaagaaaacaaaacgaTAATTTTTGTGGAGACCAAACGGAGATGTGATGAGCTTACAAGACGAATGAGGAGAGATGG ATGGCCAGCAATGTGTATTCATGGTGACAAGAGTCAGCCAGAGCGTGACTGGGTTCTAAATG AGTTTCGGTCAGGCAAAGCACCAATCCTTATTGCCACAGATGTTGCATCCAGAGGTTTAG ATGTTGAAGATGTGAAATTTGTCATCAATTATGACTACCCTAACTCCTCTGAAGATTATATTCACCGCATTGGGCGAACTGCCCGCAGTTCCAAAACTGGCACAGCTTATACGTTCTTTACTCCTGGCAACATAAAGCAAGCAAATGACCTTATCTCTGTGCTTCGTGAGGCAAATCAGGCTATCAACCCAAAGCTCATTCAGATGATAGAAGACAGAGGTTCAG gTCGTTCCAGGGGTAGGGGTGGCTATAAAGATGATCGCCGTGATGACAGAAGAGACCGATTTTCTGGTTCCAACAGGGGTGGGGGTTATAATGGTTTTAGGAATAGGGATAGCTTGGACAGGGTCTATGGATCAGGAAGCAGGGAGAATGGTTTTAATTCACCGAGTTTCACCTCAGCCGGCCAAAATGCCTTTGGTTCTGGGAAATTCAACTCCACGAACAGTTTTGCAAGTATATCTCGGTTTGGAAGTTCCTCCAGTTATCCAGGATCTGTGAACCAGGCAGCTGGTGCATATGGCAGTCAGAGTCAAAATGGTTACAAGGCTGTCAGTAGCAAAGTCCAGCAGTTTGGAAGCACTCATTCTGGTCCTAACGCCATGCAGAGCAATGGCATTGGTCAACAGCCGTCTGTGGGAGCTCCGTATCAGTATCCACCCCCACCTTTGATGGGAATGGGTTTCCAGGCACAGACTGGTTACCCTTTGCCTCTTGCGTATGGAGCAATGCAGAAGTAA